Proteins encoded within one genomic window of Bacilli bacterium PM5-9:
- a CDS encoding methylenetetrahydrofolate dehydrogenase (NADP+)/methenyltetrahydrofolate cyclohydrolase (product_source=KO:K01491; cath_funfam=3.40.50.10860,3.40.50.720; cog=COG0190; ko=KO:K01491; pfam=PF00763,PF02882; superfamily=51735,53223), whose protein sequence is MGYINCNEIVDSLKADIKKAIDKIAHKKVKIAIIRVGDKVDDIAYERSIISKLSKLEIECLKFTFNEEISDSEFKKSFKEVNENKDIDGIIVLAPLPKQLDMEWVAKTINPEKDLDSISYENILKMYDGKGERYAPCTPQAVLKVLDYLNIDCKTQKITLVGTGRVVGKPLATLLMERGATITTCNEFTTDLVKETKSSDIIISATGVPNLISEHHINSNHIIIDVGINVDKDNNIVGDVSKDVHDKIQHITPVPNGVGTITTYVLAKRLVDGVKL, encoded by the coding sequence ATGGGATATATAAATTGTAATGAAATAGTAGATAGTTTAAAAGCGGATATTAAAAAGGCTATTGATAAAATAGCGCATAAAAAAGTTAAAATAGCAATCATTAGAGTTGGAGATAAAGTAGATGATATAGCTTATGAAAGAAGTATTATTAGTAAATTAAGCAAGTTAGAAATTGAATGTTTAAAATTTACATTTAATGAAGAAATAAGTGATAGTGAGTTTAAGAAGTCATTTAAAGAAGTTAATGAAAATAAAGATATTGATGGTATTATTGTTTTAGCACCACTACCTAAGCAATTAGATATGGAATGGGTAGCAAAAACAATTAATCCTGAAAAAGATTTAGATAGTATTTCTTATGAAAACATTTTAAAAATGTATGATGGTAAAGGAGAACGCTATGCTCCATGTACTCCACAAGCAGTTTTAAAAGTATTAGACTATTTGAATATTGATTGTAAAACTCAAAAGATTACATTAGTTGGAACTGGTCGTGTTGTTGGAAAACCACTAGCAACTTTACTTATGGAGCGTGGGGCTACAATTACAACATGTAATGAGTTTACTACTGATTTAGTAAAGGAAACTAAAAGTAGTGATATTATTATTTCAGCTACTGGTGTTCCTAATCTAATAAGTGAACATCATATTAATTCAAATCATATTATAATTGATGTTGGAATAAATGTAGATAAAGATAATAATATTGTTGGTGATGTTAGTAAGGATGTCCATGATAAAATTCAACATATAACTCCAGTACCTAATGGTGTTGGCACAATAACAACTTATGTTCTAGCAAAGCGTCTTGTTGATGGAGTTAAATTATAA